TGGAGATAAACCGGCCCACCTATTAGGAGTGAACCGGCCCAGATTCCGTTTCTAATAAAACCTGATTACGGCCCACTACTCTACCCCATAAacctatttttttaaaaaaattatttttaatttttaaaaatattcattttttattgatcattataaaaaaaaataatgataagtACAGGATTTTTTTTTAAAGACTCAAGTCTCTATCCGccaacatattattattattattattattattattattattatatttatgataTCACGTTTGAAACAATTAAATTATAACATTAATTTTAATTGGACATGATTTATACTCTGCAAAATATTATCGTTTCTAGTAACTCTTATAACtcaagaagattttttttttttattttaaatcaacTCAAGAAGAATTTATCACATAGAGAaacataaaatgaaacaaaatatgAAAGATGACAtagtttgatttgatttattttcTCATGCATTTAATGGTGTTAAGCTAACCTGTTAAAATTGGAGTTAATTGctctaatttttataatttctaaatttaattgaCTTTACTATAGTACAAGGGCATTTCTTGGATTGAAATGCCAATATCCAACAAATTAAGGACAAATGTTTGGTGGAATCAAATCCATGTAATTAAGTGCCATCACAAATCAAACAACCTAAAGTACCTCAAACATAAATCTAGCAAAGAGTTGGTGATATTCATCATAAAGATTCCAAGCATAATTTTGAAGGCCATTGACGTAGTTGATAAATATTGAATGATTTAGGATTTATCAAAAGTTCATAGTTATTAAATAGCAAACTTTCTCTACTTTTCATTTGATAAAACAAGATTTATGTAAATAGTCATAAAATTATCTGGTTGAATTCATGAGTTGGGTATGTCTAGGGATTAATTTTTTGGAATCCTATATTAGATGTGTAGTATGTGTGAGTTATATAAGAATAAAaactttattaaaattattatagtttTAACAATAGTTCATTCTTATCACTAacttatttatgtgtatataatattattaaggaaaaattactatttatttcttatattttaatgaaattaactacttgatttttgtattttaaaaaatatattatttaatttttatattttacctctgttaaactttttagTCTCTCTGTTAATTTTTTCGTTAGTCAATATTGATTAAACTACTATTTAATTCATCTATTatagtaaaactaattagttaatccttatatttttataaaaatatattagctAATCCCTGTAATTTGACTCTATTAACTAtttagtcttataattattttttatacctaaactaCCCTAATCCTCTCTCATTTATTTTAGATTTAATTTCCACATAGTAatgctatattttttaaaatacattgatcaattaattagtttcattaaaatagagagactaaatagtaATGTTTATGAAAATATAGGGATtgactaattatttttttcttaaaatagagggattaaatagtagtttgaatAGTATAAATAACGAAAAATTTGATGAaatgactaaataatttaataaaaataaaatataaaaattaaataatatataatatattttttaaaatataagatgaagtatttaattttattaaaatataagaattaaataataattttttctattattaaaatataaagataGATATGTAGGACCCCTTAGTCACAAGGCGGCCATTTTTGACCTTAAGATTTTGGCAATTATAGAAAACTAGTTAGAGATAGCTAATAAAAATGGGAAATTAGGGAGTTGAACTTGATGGAAATATTCTCCTTAAGAAATCcacataattaatttatatgggaCCACCTTATACCAAAGACAATATCACACAGAACAACCTAGAAGGAAAGGAACAGATTAGAGGATAAAAATAGTACTAACAGATTAAAAGCTACAAATTCTGTAAAACATAAGCATAGATAATCTCACTTCTATTCATCATATCATCAGATGCCAAAAGCTGTCAAAGCCCATAGCAAAACCCCACAAATCATCTCAACTCCAACCCATCTAGATCTCTTTCCCATTCCTCTACCGCTTTTCTCCTCTGCACTTGATCCACTTCCAGTAGAATTCCCTTGAATGGAAACATATTAATGAATCAGCTACATGGCTTATTTatatataaggactaaattatctAAAATTCTTACCACTTGCAACAGTACTGTTGCTTCCTTTGGTGATGTTGGCAAATCCTGCAAATATCTTGGCATCTGGCGAGTTTGGAGACAAGTGCAGAATATCTGCAGCATCCATACCCCAGAGATGGCAATAGTCAGCCAAATAATTCAAACAAGAGACGGAGATGACTCGCGATTAGATCTAAGATGGTTTTAATGATGGAGATGGACTTACCGATGCATTGTGTGACATTAGCAGGGGCGTTACAGGCACTAGGAAGAGTAGCAGCAAGAGTAGCATTGATTTTGACACCAATAGTTGGATCATCACGATCTTTAATTAGAAGACAAAGGCATTTTCTGCTTTTCTCTAGCACTTGCTTAAGCCCAGCGCAGCAATCCAAGGTTGGAGCTTTAGCAGTTCCACCAACATAAGGAAGACAAGTCGACAGACCCACAAGTTGGCTTGCACATTCTGTTTTATCTTGCTGTGTGTCTGAGACTGCAAATCCAAGTAGCAAAAACCCAAACCCAATTGCCACAGCCAAATTTCTTGAACCCATTTTAGTTGAGAAGTGAGAAAGATAGAGAGAAATGAAGAAATTGTACACAAAGCAAGACACCCACTAGGGTTTTATGCTTCTGCTTGTGGTTCAGTTTGATTTTAGAGAGTGAGCAGAGGACACACAAGGGAGGGAATTATTGCCTACTCTGATGAGAAGGTTTTAAATTCTGAGAGTCAGAGTGAAGTGTAAAcccttaaatttattttatggtGTGATAAAAAATTCATAAAGGTGAGAGGAAAGGTGTGGGggacataataataataacaattaattATAGATAAGTTAGTGTAGAGTGAGCCTTGAGACTTCACATGTCAAGAAGAGAAGCTGATTGTTTGTAAGTTTGTCTTCAAGTGGGACAAGAAACTTTTGTTAGTGTGCAGCGCCAATTCCGTCCGGAATAAATACATGTTGGTGGAGGTTGGAAAGTTGGTGCAAGTCTTTCTTTCCTGCCATTTTTCTctttatctgaaattttttaaaaaaatttccatCATTCATTTAATCATCATGTCTTGGATTTATGAAACGCAAATACagattaaaatataatatctTTAATTACAGTAATATAGTTGTACATTTATTCATTTAGAGATACTATCCTAATGATAATTATGCATTCTTCTGAAACTTAGTTAAAGGAATTAACTGATGGAGCACTGCTATATAAcgcaaaaaaattcaataaaaaaattctTTGATTAATTTACTAGGAAAAAGGAAAGGCTCAGATAACTTTTTAAAATCTTTTGTGTATTTCATATGagcttaattaataattttaaaaaaataatattaagcgCATCAAATAGACGTGTCTTATTATAATGATAGAGAatataaattaatgataatatatatatacctaatatattttataatttatttattgattatgaataaagaataataataaaaatagatttaaatttaatttttcaatgaaTCTTAAACATGAAAATATTAATAAACGAGTAAATAAATTTATTACTGTTTTAAAAAACAAAATGACCaataatttaagataaattaaaaaaaaataaaataaatttacctTTATGGAAAGCAataaaataatctaaaaataGAGTGAAATAT
The Hevea brasiliensis isolate MT/VB/25A 57/8 chromosome 15, ASM3005281v1, whole genome shotgun sequence genome window above contains:
- the LOC110671240 gene encoding non-specific lipid transfer protein GPI-anchored 6, coding for MGSRNLAVAIGFGFLLLGFAVSDTQQDKTECASQLVGLSTCLPYVGGTAKAPTLDCCAGLKQVLEKSRKCLCLLIKDRDDPTIGVKINATLAATLPSACNAPANVTQCIDILHLSPNSPDAKIFAGFANITKGSNSTVASGNSTGSGSSAEEKSGRGMGKRSRWVGVEMICGVLLWALTAFGI